The window CCGTCGATAGTATCGTGCAATTGGTGCAAAACGAGCACGCGTATCCTCAAAAAATCGACCTTCTTCAACGCCACCTGCAGCAAATCTATACTACCCAATTCGATGCGACCATTGCGTTGTCGCGGTATGGATACGCGTTGGCCGAACGCGAAAACGATGCAGCCAACCAAGGCGATTTTCTGCGTTTTATCGGCCTCTCTTATGGCAAAAAAGGGGAAATCGATAGCGCTTCGGTCTATTATTACAAAGCCATGGCGGAACTCGAACAGAGCGGCGCTACCGAAAAGCTGGGATTGCTTTACGACGACATGGCCAGGATGTACCGTAAGTTGCGGCAACCCGAAAGGGCGTTGGATTTTTATGACAAGGCCTTGCACCTCTACGAACAAGAAAACAATCAGGAGGGCATTGCCCGGATCTACAACGAAAGCGGTGTGGTTTTCCGGGACGAGGGCGACTATCAAACCGCAAACGAGCGTTTCCAAAAGTCCTTGCAGATCCAACGCCAACGCAACGACTCGGTCGGCATCGGCTATTCGCTGGAGTTTTTAGGCTACAACCAGCTGTTGATTAAAAACTACGCCGCCGCAGAAAACTACTTGATGCAAGCGCTGGCAGTCCGCGAACAACTGGACGATGCGTTTGCACTCATGCTCAACTATACGGCTCTGGGCGAGTTTTACCAGGAGACGGGGCAGCATTTGGCATCCATCGCCTATTTTCAGAAGAGCAATGCGTTGGCGCAGCAGATCAAGTTCCTCGACATACAGCAGTACAATTACGAGCAGATCACGGCCAATTACGAAGCCGTCCACGATTTCGAACAGGCTTACCAAAGTCTGAAACAGTTTAACGCCCTTCGCGACAGCCTGTATACGGTGCAAAAACTGAAAGCGGTGGAAGAGGTGACCACGCTGTACGAAACAGAGAAGAAGGAGGCGCAGATCAAAAGCCAGCAACTGCTCATTGCGCAGGAAAAGAAAGAGAAATACCTCTACACCACCCTCCTCGCGTTCGGCCTGTTTCTGCTGACCACCCTGATTTTCTTTGTCAGGAACCGAAACAAGCATAAGACGCAACTCCTGTTGAAGGAGCAGCACGAACTGGCCCTAACCCAGGTGCTGGACGCCGAAGAAAAAGAGCGCAACCGCATCGCCAAAGATTTGCACGACGGCATCGTGCAGGACCTGACCGTGGTTAAGCAGCAGCTCCAGGCGGCTTCAGAAAACCGTACGATCGATCAGTTGCCTGCCATCGGACGCGGGGTGTCGGAAATTGCGACCGAGGTACGCAACCTAGCCTATCAGATGATGCCCCTTACTTTAAAAGAATTTGGCTTGGAAAAGGCCCTGGAAACCTTGTTGGAGAGGACGTCGGCCGCACATCAGTTTACGGTCGATTTCAATGCCATCGGCCTGGAGCGGCGATTCCATGACAAGATCGAAACAAGCGTTTACCGCATTTGCCAGGAGCTGCTGAACAACTCCATCAAGCACAGCCGGGCAAATACCATCAGCCTGTTGCTGTTGTATAAAAACCAGGTATTGAGCATCACTTACGAAGACAACGGGGTGGGTTTCGATGCCGAGACCACCCACCGGGGCATAGGGCTAAACAGCCTACAGAGCCGGATCGAAATGGTCAAGGGAAACATCACGTTTGAAAGTGCCGAAAATCAAGGCACCGCCGCCTACATCAGAATCCCGGTCTAGCACTTTACGAAAAATCACGTAGTCAACTCACGAAAATGTACTGAACGCCACGTCCCTAGATACGCCAATCTTTACAAGTAAATCATACTCGAAAAATCGTATCTTATGAAGACAAGGTTTATCGCAGCCCTTGCCCTTTCTTTTGTTTTCTCGCTCTTTGTGCAGGCCCAGGATTTAGGAGACTTTAAGCCCAAAGAAAACAAACTCAACGGAGCCAATAAGTTTAAATCGAAAGA is drawn from Catalinimonas alkaloidigena and contains these coding sequences:
- a CDS encoding sensor histidine kinase, which gives rise to MKFFWIAILATFGQLSVAQSLATVDSIVQLVQNEHAYPQKIDLLQRHLQQIYTTQFDATIALSRYGYALAERENDAANQGDFLRFIGLSYGKKGEIDSASVYYYKAMAELEQSGATEKLGLLYDDMARMYRKLRQPERALDFYDKALHLYEQENNQEGIARIYNESGVVFRDEGDYQTANERFQKSLQIQRQRNDSVGIGYSLEFLGYNQLLIKNYAAAENYLMQALAVREQLDDAFALMLNYTALGEFYQETGQHLASIAYFQKSNALAQQIKFLDIQQYNYEQITANYEAVHDFEQAYQSLKQFNALRDSLYTVQKLKAVEEVTTLYETEKKEAQIKSQQLLIAQEKKEKYLYTTLLAFGLFLLTTLIFFVRNRNKHKTQLLLKEQHELALTQVLDAEEKERNRIAKDLHDGIVQDLTVVKQQLQAASENRTIDQLPAIGRGVSEIATEVRNLAYQMMPLTLKEFGLEKALETLLERTSAAHQFTVDFNAIGLERRFHDKIETSVYRICQELLNNSIKHSRANTISLLLLYKNQVLSITYEDNGVGFDAETTHRGIGLNSLQSRIEMVKGNITFESAENQGTAAYIRIPV